From Alcaligenes faecalis, the proteins below share one genomic window:
- a CDS encoding YceI family protein, producing MIKPVIALSASFLFAFAAQAAPVTYQVEPSHTFVHFSYKHLGLSTQSQRFDKAQGTVTLDQEAKTGSIDMKVDTRSVSTGFPLFNEHIQGKDHFNTEQFPEATFVSKDIQFDGDKPVSAKGDLTIKGVTKPVTMTIESFLTMPKHPMMNKPALGADGKIEIKRSEFGMAANVPYVGDEVTIRIALEAIAQ from the coding sequence ATGATCAAGCCAGTGATTGCCCTGTCCGCCAGTTTTCTGTTTGCTTTTGCCGCTCAGGCAGCGCCGGTGACCTATCAGGTTGAACCCAGCCACACCTTTGTGCACTTCAGCTACAAGCACTTGGGCCTGAGCACGCAAAGCCAGCGCTTTGACAAGGCCCAGGGCACCGTGACCCTGGACCAGGAAGCCAAGACCGGCAGCATCGACATGAAAGTTGACACCCGTTCGGTCAGCACCGGCTTTCCGCTGTTCAACGAACACATCCAGGGCAAGGATCACTTCAACACAGAGCAGTTCCCCGAAGCGACTTTTGTGTCCAAGGACATTCAGTTCGACGGTGACAAGCCTGTGTCCGCCAAGGGCGATCTGACCATCAAGGGTGTTACCAAGCCCGTGACCATGACCATCGAGTCCTTCCTGACCATGCCCAAGCATCCCATGATGAACAAACCCGCTCTGGGCGCGGATGGCAAGATCGAGATCAAGCGCAGCGAGTTTGGCATGGCTGCCAACGTGCCTTACGTGGGTGATGAAGTCACCATCCGCATCGCATTGGAAGCCATTGCCCAGTAA
- a CDS encoding cytochrome b — MSITPVPVATPRYTLVARILHWLMALALTALVTVGYTMKTLPLSPLKLQVYSWHKWAGISLLVLVILRLLWRLLNRPPALPAGMSSFSRTLAHCGHAALYLLMIGIPLTGWLMSSAKGFQTVWFGVIPLPDLVSKDKPLGELLVQVHIFLNYALITMVSLHILAALKHQFIDRDGLLRRITFTLGKAKS, encoded by the coding sequence ATGAGCATCACCCCCGTTCCAGTTGCCACTCCACGCTACACCCTCGTAGCACGCATCTTGCATTGGCTGATGGCCCTGGCCCTGACCGCCTTGGTGACCGTGGGCTACACCATGAAAACCTTGCCCCTGTCCCCGCTGAAACTGCAAGTCTATTCCTGGCACAAATGGGCCGGTATTTCCCTGCTGGTACTGGTGATCCTGCGCCTGCTCTGGCGTTTGTTGAACCGCCCCCCTGCTCTGCCCGCCGGCATGTCGTCTTTCAGCCGGACTCTGGCCCACTGTGGTCATGCCGCTTTGTACCTGCTGATGATTGGCATCCCCCTGACGGGCTGGTTGATGAGTTCGGCCAAAGGTTTCCAGACGGTGTGGTTTGGCGTGATCCCCCTGCCCGATCTGGTTTCCAAAGATAAACCTTTGGGCGAGCTGCTGGTCCAAGTCCACATCTTTTTGAATTACGCCCTGATTACCATGGTCAGCCTGCACATTCTGGCGGCCTTGAAGCATCAGTTCATCGACCGTGACGGCTTGCTACGCCGCATCACCTTTACTTTAGGCAAAGCCAAATCATGA
- a CDS encoding ClbS/DfsB family four-helix bundle protein has product MSKKSNHMAVPQNKHDLLVAICSNYQKLAADLATVPVTRAREKDLEGHAKGTQMSVADLVAYLIGWNELVLKWSQGKAKGLPVDFPETGFKWNELGRLAQKFYADFANVSYSDLLNRLEEAQARIVALVEQSTDDALYGAPWYKKYSQGRMIQFNTASPYANARIRLRKWKKIHSIV; this is encoded by the coding sequence TTGAGCAAGAAGAGCAATCATATGGCTGTGCCTCAAAACAAACACGATTTATTAGTGGCCATTTGCAGCAATTATCAAAAGTTGGCTGCAGATCTGGCTACTGTTCCTGTTACGCGTGCTCGTGAAAAAGACCTGGAAGGTCATGCCAAGGGGACGCAAATGAGTGTGGCTGATCTGGTCGCTTATTTGATCGGATGGAACGAACTGGTTTTGAAGTGGAGCCAGGGCAAGGCCAAAGGTTTGCCGGTAGATTTCCCGGAAACCGGTTTTAAATGGAACGAGCTCGGGCGTCTGGCACAGAAGTTCTATGCCGACTTTGCCAATGTGTCGTACTCGGACTTATTAAATCGCCTGGAGGAGGCGCAAGCTCGTATTGTTGCCTTGGTCGAGCAAAGTACAGATGATGCTCTGTATGGAGCGCCTTGGTACAAGAAGTATTCTCAAGGACGCATGATTCAGTTCAATACGGCCTCACCTTATGCGAATGCTCGGATCCGACTGCGGAAATGGAAGAAAATACATTCCATTGTCTGA
- the arsC gene encoding arsenate reductase (glutaredoxin) (This arsenate reductase requires both glutathione and glutaredoxin to convert arsenate to arsenite, after which the efflux transporter formed by ArsA and ArsB can extrude the arsenite from the cell, providing resistance.), whose amino-acid sequence MSKIYHNPRCSTSRNALAMMREKGLEPEIIEYLKTPLSRSELKALIADTGLTVREAMRSKEAIYSELNLGNPDLSDEDLLAAIETNPILLNRPIVVTEKGTRLARPLEVVQEIL is encoded by the coding sequence ATGAGCAAAATCTATCATAATCCGCGCTGCAGTACTTCACGTAATGCCCTGGCCATGATGCGTGAAAAAGGTCTGGAACCCGAGATCATCGAATACCTGAAAACGCCTTTGTCGCGCAGTGAACTCAAAGCGCTGATTGCGGACACGGGCTTGACCGTACGTGAGGCCATGCGCAGCAAAGAAGCCATCTACAGCGAGCTGAATCTGGGCAATCCTGATCTGAGCGACGAGGACTTGCTGGCTGCCATCGAGACCAACCCCATTTTGTTGAACCGTCCTATCGTGGTGACAGAAAAAGGGACGCGTCTGGCGCGTCCCCTGGAAGTGGTTCAGGAAATCCTGTAA
- a CDS encoding YceI family protein — translation MKKSVFVSLLIGSLGLSASLAANAKNYQTLDTQNSEIGFQYSQMGVKLDGQFRKFEGELNFNPEALDQSKVVLKVALDSVDTGSEEADDELQDVRWFDIDAHPQAVFSSKSFRAVSAQQYEVQGTLQIKGREQPVTVMATMAPEGDKATFSGAFEIKRGDFSIGEGSWSTYDIVANEITVNFKIDAK, via the coding sequence ATGAAAAAATCTGTCTTCGTGTCCCTGTTGATCGGCTCTCTGGGCCTGAGCGCCAGCCTGGCGGCCAACGCCAAGAACTACCAAACCCTGGACACCCAAAATAGCGAAATCGGCTTTCAATATTCCCAAATGGGCGTGAAGCTGGATGGTCAATTCCGCAAATTTGAAGGCGAGCTGAACTTCAACCCCGAAGCCCTGGATCAGTCCAAGGTGGTGTTGAAAGTGGCACTGGATAGCGTTGATACCGGCTCGGAAGAAGCCGATGACGAATTGCAGGACGTACGTTGGTTCGACATTGACGCACATCCGCAGGCCGTTTTCAGCTCCAAGAGTTTCCGTGCCGTCAGCGCCCAGCAATATGAAGTGCAAGGCACGCTGCAGATCAAAGGCCGTGAACAGCCAGTGACTGTCATGGCGACCATGGCTCCCGAAGGCGACAAAGCGACCTTTAGCGGTGCCTTTGAAATCAAGCGTGGCGATTTTTCTATCGGTGAAGGCTCCTGGTCCACTTACGACATCGTGGCCAACGAGATCACCGTCAACTTCAAGATTGATGCGAAGTAA